The Parambassis ranga chromosome 13, fParRan2.1, whole genome shotgun sequence genome contains the following window.
ggTCCTGACTGATAAGTGCTTACTTTGCTGACTACTAAGTTACATTTACAGCTTTCTAGTGATGAAGTGATTCAACTCATCAGCCTCGATTAACCTTAACTGAACAACTGCGAGTGATGAAGACCAACCCTCAAGATACACAGAACCTTTACAATCAGACATGTCTCTAAGTGACCCCCAAGCCAGTACTAGAAGCAAAGAAAAACtatgcattgtatttattattgtcTTCAACCTCAGTCTCAGTCTGGGGAGAGTGCCTAccctgtggaaaacatcctgtgttgttccagttCCAAAGAGAATCTGCCCTCAGGAGCTGAACGACTACAGACCGGCGgcactcacatcacagctgatgaagacaatggAGCGGCTCATCCTCGACCTCCTCAAGCCCCAAGTGCATCAGGCTCAGGACCCCCTACAGTTTGCCTACCgggcaggtgtgggtgtggaggatgccattctctacctcctacaccgtgttcaagcacatctggacaaaggGAGGGGCACAGTGAGGATTCTGTTCTTGGACTTCtcaagtgccttcaacaccatccagcccctgctgctactgGACAAACTGAAGGAGATGTCAGTGGACCACTACTTGGTGTCCTGGATTGCTGACTACCTCACGGAGAGACCGCAGTACGTCAGACTAAAGGAcaccacatcagacactgtcatcagcagcactggagctccccaggggacggtgctggcccccttcctcttcaccctttacacctcagacttctgctacaactcagaaccgtgtcacatccagaagtttgcagatgacacagccatcgtggggtgtatcagggatgatggagaggatgagtacagaagtgtagtcagcgactttgtcacctggagtcaggtgaaccatctccagcttaacacctcaaagactaaggagctggtcatcgacttcaggaagtccagcccacagccacgtccaATGACTATCAGGaacgacgaggtggagattgtaggcaactacaagtacctcgggttgtggctggacaacaagctggactggacatgctgtacagatcacctgtacaagaagggccagagccgtctgtacttcctgcgaagactgggagccttcaacatctgcaggaaactcctgtggatgttctaccagtctgtggtggccagtacacctttttatgctgttgtctgttgggggggtaacataaacaaaaggtgtgctaacaggctggacagacttatcaggcgggctggctctgtggtcggcatgaagctggactccctggtgacagtggcagagaggagaacactaagaaaactcctggctattgtggacgatgccagtcatcctctgcacactgtcatcagcgctcagaggagccagaacagccacaggctgctcctccccaagagactcctttgtcccccgatccatcaaactctacaactctgcttttggcaggagggggagaaggaagggaggagcacagcccgcctgatacaacacacgtgcaataatttatatgtgcaataatccatctgtaccatctatgctgctgtgcaatgtttgtttacatttactgcactatactacattaccatttatgctgctgtgcaaattttgtacataattcctttacattactgcactatatcacatgaccatctatgctgctgtgcaatgtttgtaaataattcctcttatcttttattttttttactgcactatattctattttattctattttattctatttaactcttgctctgactgttggagggaccttcccaaagggattaataaattctattctattctattctattctattctattctattctattaatgGCATTACTACATCCACAGTGAGAAGCAGGACGTGTTCATGTTGTGTGGTGAGATAGAAgtaggacccaaatgcagagcATATTCAGCCAGGGTGCTACAACAAGAAGCTAGGAGCCAGGGCACAAACTAAAAGACTAAGCTCCAAAACAAGGTAGAGAAAAATAATATAATCAAGAAATAAATTACACACCTAACTAACGATTAATCCAAGGAGCGAAACAGGAGGACACGACACTCACGCAGGTAAGACAAACAATGattaaaaggaggaggaagacaagacacaggtggaaacaatcagggaggagcaggtaatcacagaggtgggaaaacaggaggaagtagagacacaacaggaagaaacagggaACACAGGACTACAAATCAAGACAGAACTACAAAGCGCaccagagaacaggagggaggaaggacagcagaaaggacaggagggagagagaggaaagaaaatgctaaataataataaataagaggaaggaatataGTAAACAATCTAAAAATgacaagcaaaaacaaaatgaatacaaaacaacCATCAGAACACAGGCTCATGTGTGCGGTTGGAACATTGATGAGAACACTGAGATTAAAAGATGGAGGCGAAcgtgcagaaacagcagagctgaCATGTCATATTCAGGCCCTTCAATCATCACAGCTGGGTTACATGAGGCTGTTTTTGTGGCTTCAAATCATCTTTAAGAAGCTGCAACATGCAATATGTGTCATTTCACATCTACCTGCTGTGCTGAAGCAGTAAATACAAACCCTGCAGCAAATTTCACTGAAACAAGTTTACTAAGCAGAGGAGGCCAAAGCTAAAACTACAAACATCTGAAGTCAGCAGGCCGAACAGGATGTGCACGACTCTGATCACACATTAAAAACTGCCTCAAGGATCAATTAAACAAAATATCCTGACCTTAAACAAACCTAAGAAAAACGTCTAAATATGGCTatcaaaaaacatgtttaatcacTCAAACCAATCTGTTTAAGAGGACAACGGATATGACGGCAGCACATGTCCGTATCTCAGCCATCTTTCAGAGAATTCTTAATCTAAACAGCAGATCGCCAAAAaaggacattataaaaaaacataaaaaagttaaaaaaagtcaAGTCCATTAGTagttttaaagtttttaaaatgGTGTTGTAGGTAAAAATGTTTAATCAATGCAGAGCTCATGGTAATCAAAGGACTTTAACACACCTATGGGTGGAGGCGGGTTCTTCTTCTGCCTGGTGACTCCAGACGTCTCAGCCTGTGCTCCTGCTGGCTTGGTACCAGCCCTGtgtggaggagcttctgacTTCATGTTTGCTTTACAGCTGCCTGGACGAGCGTCTTTGGCTTCAGGCTTCTGTCTGCCTGCAGATGGAGCTCGGATCTCAGCTGGAACCTTGGGAACAGCTGCTTTGGCTTTGATTCCCTCCACTCTGCATTTGGATCTCTGAAGCAAAGCTCTGTGCTTCTGCTGGTAGACGTCCTGCAGGTCTCTGGTGGGACCCAACTGGAACTCCCCTTATGCTTATGTCAGGCTTGTCTGACTCGAAGGTGTTCAGGTGACAACAGTTCTGACTCAACAGAAGGATCAGTCTGCGTTTCAACCTCAGGTTCACTGCTGGCTGCAGAACCTACAGGAGAGTGAGGCTCACTGTTTTCAGGCAGGTGAAAGGTCAGGGTGGGGTCCACCGTTTCGTTGTGGGTGACCTCAGCTTGGAGTGGGAGGAATGAGTCTGaacctaaaaacaaaaaaaaaaaacaacatgatggACTCTTCCTCTTATCCTTCATTTTACCTTCAGGTTCACCAGTTCCAACTTTTTCTGCAGCATACTTCACCTTCAGCCCTCTCTGAGTCCAGATCCTTTGGAGCGGTTTGGTTCTGCCGAGTCTGTTCCTGAGGTGCATTCACAGGTGACGTGCTGTGCGATGAGGCCTCAGGAGGCAGCGTCATGTATGATGGCACACTGGCTTCAGCCATGACCCCGAGAgtcacagagtcagccatcaagaacaacagcctgacagacacagaagctgaaccACTCcacttgaaggtcacagccacactctccattGCTAAAGCACTGCCATGCAACCTCTCCATTGATGAAAGGAAGTCCCTGATCACACTACAGAAGGActgggacatcaccatcttatcagcagacaaaggaagatgcacagtagTCCTCAACAGACAGGACTAACACTCCAAAGtaacagatctcctcagtgacacggccacatatgagacactgaagagggaccgcAAGCTCTATCTGTATGTACTCCCCAAgattcacaaggaaggagtccccctcagacccatcgtcagcagcacaaactcagtcacatacaacgtggctaagcacttggctgaactcctgacaccactggtaggtgacacaccacatcacatccacaattctcaggactttgtgaacaaggtggagaagatccaaatggacccagatgacaccatggtctcatttgatgtcatctccttgttcacctgcatccccacatcagaagccacagagatggtaaggatgTGCCTCACGCCAGACaacacactcaaggagagaaccaacctcacgctagaccacatctgtgacctgctggacctctgcctgaccaccacttgtttccagtacaatgggaacttttacagacaatgtggaagtgtacaggtaacccacacacacggaccagtacctgttgtttgattcacaccacccacttgaacacaaactgggagtcatcaggaccctgcagcacagagcacaaactgtaccaaccagctcagaggggaagaagaaggaacaacaccacatcaggaaggccctgaaaacctgtggctaccccaagtgggcactcatcaaagccacaaaaacaagacccccccaacaacaagaagaaggacaacaaccggtggagaaagaacatctccattccatatgtgtcaggagtatcagagaaactctgcaggatcttcaacaaccatgacatcccggtccatttcaaaccaatgacaacactgagacagagactggttcacccgaaggacaagactcccagggagaaacacagcaatgtgatatatgcagtccagtgcagtgaggaatgctctgatctgtacattggagaaactaaacaaccactccacaagtccagacgccttgcttcaaccttctctacgtatgatgacctggtcCATTGTGCTGGCCTGCAGATTGATCCAGCTCCCCGACCAGTGGGTTCATCCAGCTCCCCTCCTGAGCTTCATCCAGCCACGTTGTGGAGGGTTCAGAGGTCACCTGACCCATCAGCTGACCTGCATGAAAGTCCTGCCCATCACTCAGCTAGTGGGAGCTGGACCGATGGGAGAGGCGGCCattatatctaagaatttcatacCATTAAACACAGTTattcgcaatttgtcattgtgtacattttagtaaaagaaaagttattgatcacatTTCTCTCGCATAGGCAaaactctctgtgtgtggaggaccccTCGCTGATTCAcgtatcataagttttgaagCTGCACCCTGtcgcacccaaaccgacaatgatgcccctacaccaccatcacGCTTCGTTCTCCCAGGATGCACCCAGGACGCCTGGTTCCAGGTGAAGTCACAGCCGCCTTGTTTTATCAGTGCATCCAATCAGTGTCTTCCTCTGATGAAGGCTCTCGTCAGTAGTttgtaggggtgggcgatactgaagatgtcagtatcgatccgataccaagtaaatacagggccattATCGCCGATACCGATACCAATAccaatacttttactttgaaatttcatgatcataaataattattttttttccttcttttttgcccttaaatagattatcgtgattagcagaataataatacacaagaaacatttgttaagtaaatcaagctgcaaacaaaagtgcagaactgtataagtttgaaattttaacttcacaatcatgtcagcgatgctccttgtgacagccatggctctttgtgaatcatgtaggtgaaacagcatgactaagatacttttataaaagtctaacacctacctgcatgtagcctaaatatgaagaataaagatccttcaacagttatcaccaaagcataattatattaatcacactgaaatacatatcattatataaacttatataattacattattagatatattttggaatttgagaaaaacaagatttatttcagctggtgatgtgaTGACTGTTCAATCATtttgctaaaattgcatgtcttatcacagcactcagaaagacaccattaattcatgctgcagattactcaatctaaaccttcacttttttaaatcatctcctggatatttatgagtgttttgcagtaaagcctctgtcagtgacctctgtctctggttcatgtttggggatctgcctcttcctcctccctctgtttactctgcagctcgaggtctttgggctctgctgctttatgtttgtgtaaattagttgtgtttccacagcggcaggtcactttcctgcacacctcacaagtagcagtttcttcttctcgtctgtcgctgtgaaacagcgctcctcttcctctctgccatctccatgattctagctgtactttacagccaatcaggagctccgtttGTTccggcagagaggagaaggaggggcggagtgcgcctgcgcactgagcagagtgagagaggagcgctgtctgcaccgcgagtaaataaagtaaagttgctgaaggtattaagagaaacttccacagaaatatccatctcatcacgctagtatcgagtaattactgatcctaactttggtatcgatactatcgatatttagatcgattcacCCACCCCTaacaaatacacatgcacatatattttctcatttttgtggtggtgccacaaGTTTGTTCTAAGGAACTATTGAGAAAACCTGTTCTCAGTCTTGGCTTGCCTCCAtaccacaggaagtgatgtgtggtttgtcagagagtCTAAGAATGAAGAAGAACGATGATTAATCCCAAAAGAACTGATTTCAATATATCAACAAGGAGCAGAGCGGTCAGAGGAGGTCAGTCCACTCATTTTATTACCTTGATCAATAGATCAAGTTTAAATCCGACCTGCCGACAGGTCCTAATCAAAGTGATTTACTTCTCTTCCTTGTGGTTTAATGAcgtgctgccctgtgtgtgtcagtgtcccagcttcctctgctgcccccATGTGGCTCCAACAAAAGCACAAGCCTACACACCTGTCCAAAGATTACAGAGAAAATACTGTCATATCATTTTAAACCAGTTGTAATGATTTAAAATGTTCACTAGATGGCGCTCTACTGCCTCCATTCTGGCACACTGTAGCCTGAGCTGAGCTCAGTAAGTTCAACCCCCGAGTGcttgattattattatattatactaTCTTATTTATTACTGAGAGCAGACTGTACAGCACACGGTTCACAACATCTAGTGATATTAAACAATGGTCaaggctagctggttagcatgctacatttaaaacatattcagagaatgatactttagcttgttttgtctggttcacagctaagctaagtgctgctgtcacaacttactgttagagttacTGACCTCTAAACCGCAGCAGGGAAACCTgttatatatgtttattttatatagTGTTAATGCTCAGGTATTTCTTTGTAAATAACTAATTAGTCATCCTCCACTTATAGTCAACTATTGCCAAACAGTTGTGagtgtcctgctgcaggtcatgttgcagggtcctccttgcacaaaggaggaggtagcggtcctgctgctgggttgttgccctcctgcggccccctccacgtctcctggagtaccggcctgtctcctggtgtctcctccatgctctggacactgtgctgacagacacagcaaaccttcttgccacagcaaTGCAAatgtgatcaaacatcaggcagaaaggatgagagcagagacatggtCTGTGAGTAAATATTTCTGCTTTAATAGatcacagtgacagacatgTAAAGGCCCCTTACTGGAATCAGTGAGCATTTTTCTGACAAGGCAATTGAAATATGTTAGAGGCACAAATCCTGAGCATTTTCTGATTCATGACATTGAGACATttgtgaacacaaacatttattctcATTCACTCTATAATTTGACATGCATGATTTAAGGATAAAGGATTAATGGAGCTCTGGAGCTTCCAGTTTGGAGTACATATTTCTGCTATAATAGatcacagtgacagacatgTAAAGGCCCCCTACTGGAACCAGTGAGcatttttctgacatttaatTTGATAGTGATTTGTCAAGCTGAATGATTTGTTATGGTCTGTTTTTACTCACAGATACCATGGACGAAGCTGAAGACTCACTCAATCTCTTTGGTAAGTCCCACTGCTACAATTTTCATGCACAGTGTTTTTACAAGGTGAAGAGCAGAAATCCCCTGAAGGTGTTGTAGTTGTTGGCATCATCATAGATCACCCTGTTTGCTAAAAGCCTCACAAACACGGCGTCTCCGGgctccagctgcagcaccaCCCCGTAATTGCCTTTCGTGTCCCAGGTAGCCATCATCTGATCGTTGTTCTTCATCAGCACTAAGACAGAGTTGGCCCGGCCGTAAATGTTGAACATGGTGAAGGTGAAGTAGTAGACCCCCCGGATGGGGGCAGTGAAGATGCCGGTGGAAgagttgtagttgttgttgatgttggaGAAGATTCTTCGGTATTTCACTGTGGTGTCCTTTGAAATCGGACCCAGAGTTGCCCCTAAAGCAACAGCGAAGGCGATCTTCGGTGCACTTTTGCCTGCGAGTGCGTTCAGCTGCACCTCCAGAGCCTGGTTTTTCTTTGACAGCTCCTCCACCTGGCTTTTGTAGGACTGTTGGTTCGCCTCCATCATGGCACTGAGGTTTTGCTGAACCGTGCTTTGTGTCTATGATGTGGCTGACAGCTTCTCCCTCATGGCTGCCACCCCAGAGAGCAGGGCACAGGTGTCAAGTTGACAGACTGCCACGGTGGTCGAAGTCCCCAGGCAGGTGTGGTTCCCactgcagaggctgctggaaccgagcagcagcagcaggaggaccaGATGCTTCATCTCAAACACTCACTTTTTCGAAAAATTGAAAAATGTTAGAGAAAAACTTCTCCTTTGCTGCTGACCTTACTTCAAACAAGGGAATACTGAATCTGACAGACTCATGCAAGCACCTTAAAATTGGGGCTATGTAAGTACATTGTATCTGTTAAGAGTCTGTATATTCTGTTCCTTGCACATTCCGCTCTTTATCACTCATCAGCCAAGGCCACAGAAGGGAGTCACATGCACTCCCATAATGAAAGGGCTCCTCATTAAAaaccatgatttattatttcattattactggacaggctgatttcacagaagtgtgactgacttggaggtACATTGTGTTGTTACATGCTAAAATGTCACACTAATAATATGTGGGTGCACAACACTTAAACTTAACACCAACATTTATTGAACACTAACTTGagccagctagctttgggtgagagacCCTGGAtgggtcaccagtccatcgcagggcaacacagagacagacaagcaTTCACActgataaatatttatattctaCATATTTATAGTCATTACTTATTACTTGTATTATTTTACACATCACATCCAGATCATACCTTttctatagaacaggtctataccttgttcttttattgaACAAACTAAATATGTCCAACAGAATCAGAACCTCAGCTATttgtcttctctgtctctctctgcatggccacacacaggctgctgtctgcacacagaggcccAATGCacacacgtctgtgtgtgtgtgtgtgtgtctgtgtctgtgtgtgtgtgtgtgtctgtgtgtgtgtcattgggctgctgcacagacacagtggCACAAACACATGTGACACTTTGTTTTGGATTAATTTCAATTGAACCACTACAGAACCAGTGTGCCAGAAGGTGCTGCTTAAAAATAGAGGAAATCATTCCATTCCTCTGGGTAACACCACTAGATGCAGCCAGACTGTTACGTCTGGAGAAGGGTCAAAATATCTGGGCCCTCTAATGGCACCTACATAGCTCAGGGAGCCTGGTGGCTATGTGGAGCATGCGCCTACAAGGCACTGCCAGCCAACTGGACTGGGGTGTGCGCACACATCTGGGTGTCAGATCACACAGTCATACTTGAACCAGGAGAGGGGCGAGCAAAGAGCGGCAGGTGACCCAGTTCAGACCTCATGACTGAATATGGAGTCCTGATGTCCCTGAGGAAAATATGACAGAGTGTTTTCTGTGCAAAAGTGATACACAGGGGGGAATGTTGGGGCTATGTAAGTAAATTGTATCTGTGTTAGAACTAGAGTCTGTATATTCTGTTCCTTGCACATTCCACTCTTTATAACTCATATGCCAAGGCCACGGAAGGGAGCGAGGCGCATGCTGTCCCATGATGAACGGGCTCCTCATTAAAAATATCAATTCTCATGTAACTTTTTAATAACGCCGGCCCATGTAACCATGGTTTGGTTCCTTTTATTAttactggacaggctgatttcacagacgtgtgactgacttggagttacattgtgttgttaaatgctaaAATGTCACACTAATAATATGTGGGTGCACAACACTTCTAAACTTAACTTCTCACAAATGGTCCAAGCAGGTCATCCTATCAGAAAAGATCCCTCTGTAAATATTGTTCAACCTTCCTAGCTCACAGATTACAGATCCTGTTTTCATTAGTCTCAGTATTTATCTAGGAGAGTAATAATTAACAGTACACAGCTCTTTGTAGCTTGGAGCTCTGTTGATGGAGAAGAGCACCTTTCTCTTCCTGAAGCATGTTCTTCATGTTTGAGCCTTTACTGTGAAATTCTCTGTTTTGGTGgaaaacagctgtttttataACAGTGTCACGTCTTGAATGTAAATCTAAGCTTCTGACTTTCCTGCTGTTTCAGACTCTGGATAAAGTGCTGATGGAGATGAGTACCTGCGATGAGCCTCGTCCAGCTAACGGCCCGTCTCCAATAGCAACAGCCTCTGGACAAAGGTGTGCTCTCTAATAACAGGGTCTTGTCACCTTGTTGACCTTAAACGTCCTCCCACCTGTCTCATTTACAGTGAATATGGCCTTGCTGAGAAGGTGGTAGAAGGGATGTCTCTGTCCATCAACTCCatcatcatcaggatcagcgccAAGGCCTTTAACGCCTCCTTCGAGCCCAGCTGGAGCATCAGTGACTTGCGGTTCACTCGACCAGGACCCTCAAAGGGGAGAGGTCGGTGTTGATTGTCTCTAAGGTTTAATGGAGATGTCGTCGCACAGCCCTCTAACTGATGAAGCTGTCTGTTTGGCCCAGATCCTGACATTTAAAGAGATCAGGCTGCAGGGTGTTTTAGTGTTTATAAAACCAGAAATGACGCCTAATGCCCCAAAGATTTCATATAAAACAGGACCATGAGCTGCTGTTCAGAAGTAATTATCCAGGTTAGCTCTGTGAGGGttaaaaatggtttgttttagGGTGCTCCAGGATGTGTGAATAAGTGGGAGTTGTAAAAACCTGAAACCTATCCCAGAACTAGAACCTAAAGAGCAGAGGTCAGTCTTAATCCATGTGGACATGGACAGCTGCAGTTAAAGATTAAACATTGTGTGTCCGTgtccgcctgtgtgtgtgtctgaggcctcaggagctgcagctgaatcTAAATTATGTCTGTGAGACAGGTAGTGATGCTAGTCACTTGTTGAGAACCGGACTTTTGTGATGTTTTGAAGGCTGCCAGAGTCCTGTGTGCATGGAAGATATATATATGATACAGTGATAGGCCTTGTGTTTAATTGGGTTCCGCAGAGAGCTCCCGGCTCAGATCGTGAAATGTATGTGTTTGGGGTGACGGCAGGTCAGGCCCCCGAGACCGAGCAAACAGCAGTGGCTGTGGAggctgtcctgtctccctcttcttctcctcctctacccggccgactggcagcaggaaggttcctccttcagagacgggtcctgctcaaggtttcttcctcttaaagggagtttttccttgccacagtgctcttagggggttcaggctctgggtctcaagctctgggtttctgtgaagcgctttgagacaacttctgattgtaaaatgcgctatatgaataaaactgaactgaattgaattgaattgaatgttgAACCTTtttgcactgttcgggacagttttgtcctctgagagtaattgtTCTGTTTAATTTGGCCCTAACTTTGTCTATATGTGAACATTTTTTTCGtagaaaaggttttttttgtcaaacatcagtaagaACATtgattttaatgcatttttgcacagcactggattttcatttttttctcccttacgtgttgttcgtggccatttttgtcccatagacttccattataaccacattttttgactgcacagccatggcactacagaatcatgcattcttggttgttggtggtttaccttgttggtaggaggtaaaatatgggatttttacagttaaGAACCTGATGATCCTGGGAAAAATGATTTGttcactacttttgatcagaactgaagttaattaaaaggtctatgcaaaaaaatatctgCCGTGGGATTTCTTTACATGTCAAATGTGCCCTGGCTCAAAAAAGGTTGAGAAACACTGGTCTAaacaagctcaaaagagccagagcccctccctccatcctgtgcaccttctacagaggggctgttgagagcatcctgtccagctgcatcactgtgtggtacggagcctgcaccgccacctgcaggaagacgcttcatcgcttcagaccccacccacccttcacaccgcttcttcagtctgctgccatcaggaaagagactgaagCCTccaggccaggaccagcagtctgagggacagcttcatccaccaggctgtcagcagtgttcattttcgtcatagttttcgttagcgacctttttttgctgataaaaatgagacgataactaaataaaaacgcacggtgccaaaaacgaagacgaaatgtactgacactttcgtcaacgaataaaaacgagacgaaattattgatggagacgagatccaatcagagcaaattttgtttgtggaagggagggacgaatcaggagacggcggcagagagccaatcagaagtgatctctctgcgtaaggacgttaccccgcgatgctggaagaaggcgtcctcatgcatggtaacacaacacaggagaagaacagacacacggacacgtttgatgtcaagacaaacaagacggtttgcaaaccgtgtggagcgactatcagcggtaaaaacacaacaaacctgcagacgagtcatcttaacttccgctcaaagatacacgtgacaaaatctataaattaagacagccct
Protein-coding sequences here:
- the LOC114444635 gene encoding complement C1q-like protein 2; amino-acid sequence: MMEANQQSYKSQVEELSKKNQALEVQLNALAGKSAPKIAFAVALGATLGPISKDTTVKYRRIFSNINNNYNSSTGIFTAPIRGVYYFTFTMFNIYGRANSVLVLMKNNDQMMATWDTKGNYGVVLQLEPGDAVFVRLLANRVIYDDANNYNTFRGFLLFTL